A window from Cryptomeria japonica chromosome 1, Sugi_1.0, whole genome shotgun sequence encodes these proteins:
- the LOC131065376 gene encoding cytochrome c1-2, heme protein, mitochondrial, whose amino-acid sequence MRLLLLQLLKNGIGNAKSPLEAVRQAAPMFSSMQSQGGGDNVGVKSLRALAILGAGLSGCVGFASIVSADEAEHGLECPSYPWPHKGMLSSYDHASIRRGQQVYQQVCASCHSMSLVTYRDLIGVAYTEEEAKTLAAEIEVVDGPNDEGEMFTRPGKISDRFPTPYPNEQAARFANGGAYPPDLSLITKARHNGQNYVFALLTGYRDPPAGVSIREGLHYNPYFTGGAIAMPKMLNDGAVEYEDGTPATESQMGKDVVTFLSWAAEPEMEERKLMGVKWIFIFSLALLQAGFYRRWKWSPLKSRKLVLDVVN is encoded by the exons ATGCGGTTGCTTCTGCTGCAGCTCTTAAAGAATGGGATTGGAAATGCCAAATCCCCACTAGAAGCCGTTCGCCAG GCTGCTCCCATGTTTTCTTCCATGCAAAGTCAGGGAGGAGGAGACAATGTTGGTGTGAAGTCATTGCGTGCTTTGGCAATCCTTGGGGCAGGATTGTCTGGTTGCGTTGGTTTTGCCAGCATAGTTTCTGCTGATGAGGCTGAGCATGGTTTAGAATGTCCAagctatccatggcctcataaggGGATGCTGAGCTCTTATGATCATGCATC AATTCGGCGTGGGCAGCAGGTCTATCAGCAAGTTTGTGCATCTTGTCATAGTATGTCCTTAGTCACCTATCGTGATCTTATTGGAGTTGCCTACACTGAAGAAGAAGCAAAGACATTAGCAGCAGAGATAGAAGTAGTGGATGGGCCAAATGATGAAGGTGAAATGTTTACACGACCTGGAAAAATAAGTGATCGTTTTCCCACGCCATATCCTAATGAGCAAGCAGCACGATTTGCTAATGGAGGGGCTTATCCTCCAGATCTCAGCTTGATCACAAAG GCACGCCACAATGGTCAAAATTATGTCTTTGCTCTGCTTACTGGATACCGAGATCCCCCAGCCGGAGTTTCG ATCCGAGAGGGATTGCACTACAATCCCTATTTCACTGGTGGTGCAATAGCCATGCCCAAGATGCTCAATGACGGAGCAGTTGAATATGAAGATGGGACACCTGCAACAGAATCTCAG ATGGGTAAAGATGTAGTCACATTCTTGTCTTGGGCAGCTGAGCCTGAGATGGAGGAACGGAAACTG ATGGGAGTCAAATGGATATTTATTTTCTCACTTGCTCTTCTTCAAGCTGGTTTCTACAGGCGATGGAAGTGGTCCCCTTTGAAGTCACGAAAATTAGTCTTGGATGTTGTGAACTAA